The Myxococcus fulvus genome has a window encoding:
- a CDS encoding terpene synthase family protein has product MHLTTPRISLPYPQGLSPDAEASRAHTLHWLEMRGVITEPGALRAYDGLRLERLAARAYPDARGADLDLASDWMAWFFVFDDLFDGPLGRDVAAVDALVEEQLSMLQSARPHRHPSLPLVAVFGELLERSAIGMSEAWRARSAENWSRYIRAYQQEARERSQGVPGDLATFLSLRRDSGGLPSSLDLGERVEGYELPLRLYESEPMAAMRSLCAEVVVITNDIFSASKEAALGQMHNLVLTRMRDSRCEHAAAEAWAVALIAERILAFEQAEQRMRQGVRTRSEWSNIDRFIRGMKNWMRGCSDWSAETSRYPSAEQLRAQQSA; this is encoded by the coding sequence ATGCATTTGACGACTCCGCGAATCTCGTTGCCCTATCCGCAAGGGCTCAGCCCTGATGCGGAGGCCTCGCGCGCGCACACGCTGCATTGGCTGGAGATGCGTGGCGTCATCACCGAGCCAGGAGCCCTGCGTGCATACGACGGGTTGCGCCTCGAGAGGCTTGCGGCCAGAGCGTATCCCGATGCCCGAGGGGCGGACCTGGACCTTGCGAGCGATTGGATGGCCTGGTTCTTCGTCTTCGACGATCTCTTCGATGGGCCCCTGGGGCGAGATGTCGCAGCGGTTGATGCTCTCGTGGAGGAGCAGTTGTCGATGCTTCAGTCCGCGCGGCCCCATCGTCATCCCTCTTTGCCACTGGTTGCCGTTTTCGGTGAGTTGTTGGAGCGGTCTGCCATTGGGATGAGCGAGGCCTGGCGCGCGCGTAGCGCCGAGAACTGGAGCAGATACATCCGTGCGTATCAGCAGGAGGCTCGGGAACGGTCTCAAGGAGTGCCCGGCGATCTGGCGACCTTCCTGAGCCTTCGACGAGACTCGGGCGGCCTCCCCTCCTCACTCGATCTGGGCGAACGGGTGGAGGGCTACGAGCTCCCTTTGCGGCTCTATGAGAGTGAGCCCATGGCAGCCATGAGGTCACTGTGCGCGGAGGTGGTGGTGATCACCAACGACATCTTCTCCGCCTCGAAGGAGGCGGCCCTCGGGCAGATGCACAATCTGGTCTTGACCCGGATGCGTGACAGCAGGTGCGAGCATGCGGCTGCCGAAGCCTGGGCGGTGGCTCTCATCGCGGAGCGGATCCTCGCTTTCGAGCAGGCGGAGCAACGGATGCGGCAGGGCGTTCGGACCCGGTCCGAATGGAGCAACATCGACCGCTTCATCCGTGGGATGAAGAATTGGATGAGGGGATGTTCAGATTGGTCGGCTGAGACTTCGCGTTATCCGTCCGCCGAACAGCTCCGTGCCCAGCAAAGCGCATGA